In Nostoc sp. CENA543, a single genomic region encodes these proteins:
- a CDS encoding glutathione S-transferase family protein, with amino-acid sequence MSNIQLYFAKASTFSQRTRVVLLEKGIDFTPIEIDLQNKPEGYTQISRYGKVPAIQHGDVVIYESAIINEYLEEVFPEPALLPHEPAKKAIARIWIDYANTRLVPAFNKFLRGKDSQEREQGRQEFTEALLYLEQEGLGKGDYFLGDQFSLVDISFYPWFERLPLLEHFRQFALPAETPRLQTWWNLVRDRHSIQGVANPVDFYLQRFAKILGEPVPVGAK; translated from the coding sequence ATGAGCAATATCCAACTTTACTTTGCTAAAGCTTCTACTTTCTCACAACGTACCCGTGTAGTTTTACTAGAAAAAGGTATTGACTTTACCCCGATAGAGATTGATTTACAGAATAAACCAGAGGGTTACACGCAGATTTCCCGCTATGGTAAAGTTCCAGCGATTCAACATGGGGATGTTGTGATCTATGAATCTGCAATTATTAATGAGTATTTAGAGGAAGTGTTTCCCGAACCAGCATTATTACCCCATGAGCCGGCAAAAAAAGCGATCGCTCGCATCTGGATAGACTACGCCAATACTCGCCTTGTCCCAGCTTTTAACAAATTTCTCCGTGGTAAAGATAGTCAAGAACGGGAACAGGGAAGACAAGAGTTCACAGAAGCACTTTTATATTTGGAACAAGAAGGATTAGGTAAAGGTGATTATTTCTTGGGTGATCAGTTTAGTCTCGTTGATATTAGTTTTTATCCCTGGTTTGAACGTTTACCACTCTTGGAACATTTCCGTCAATTTGCACTACCAGCAGAAACACCACGTTTGCAGACATGGTGGAATCTGGTGCGCGATCGCCACTCAATTCAAGGAGTAGCAAATCCTGTAGACTTCTATTTACAAAGATTTGCCAAAATTTTAGGTGAACCTGTTCCCGTTGGTGCAAAGTAA
- a CDS encoding CmcJ/NvfI family oxidoreductase yields MSLNQVLDRPISQTLPYVEAELTYLVPMAEKLVNYTYEPPAGILRSNGTYQAHKLPIYNARSIAKDISLDKEGFGFTQHQTQVHNFYDEEELRRVYYLEAEQLLQEVTGAEQVVIFDHTLRNAAQSKANENSIKEPVKRVHNDFTAKSGYTRARLELATRGIDNIDELLQRRFAIINVWRAIAQPIQESPLAVCDAQSIAPTDLVAGDLVYRGRVGETYAVTYNQEHKWFYFPQMHRDEALFIKCFDSATDGRARFAAHTAFEDPTSPSDAPPRESIELRTFVFYPD; encoded by the coding sequence ATGAGCTTAAATCAAGTTCTAGACAGACCGATTTCCCAAACACTGCCATATGTGGAGGCTGAACTGACTTACCTCGTCCCGATGGCAGAAAAGCTCGTTAACTATACCTATGAACCGCCAGCAGGCATTCTCCGCAGCAATGGAACTTATCAGGCGCATAAGTTACCTATTTATAATGCTCGTTCCATCGCAAAAGATATCTCTTTAGATAAAGAAGGCTTTGGATTTACTCAACATCAAACTCAGGTGCATAACTTTTATGATGAAGAGGAATTACGCCGCGTTTACTATCTTGAAGCAGAGCAATTATTACAAGAGGTGACAGGTGCAGAGCAGGTAGTGATATTTGATCACACCTTGCGGAATGCTGCTCAATCCAAGGCTAATGAGAATAGCATTAAAGAACCTGTCAAACGCGTCCATAATGATTTCACAGCCAAATCTGGCTATACTCGCGCTCGTTTAGAATTAGCGACACGGGGAATAGACAATATTGATGAGCTTTTACAACGACGGTTTGCGATCATTAATGTTTGGCGTGCGATCGCTCAACCCATTCAAGAATCACCATTAGCAGTGTGTGATGCCCAAAGTATTGCACCTACAGACCTTGTAGCTGGTGATTTAGTATATCGCGGTCGCGTCGGTGAAACCTACGCCGTTACTTATAACCAAGAACACAAATGGTTTTATTTTCCGCAAATGCACAGGGACGAAGCCTTATTTATCAAGTGTTTTGACTCTGCAACAGACGGACGCGCTAGGTTTGCTGCTCACACAGCTTTTGAAGATCCCACCAGTCCTTCAGATGCACCGCCAAGAGAAAGTATAGAGTTGCGGACATTCGTTTTCTATCCCGATTAG